The Bacillus marinisedimentorum genome has a segment encoding these proteins:
- a CDS encoding redoxin domain-containing protein: MPLEIGQPAPDFQLSSTTGNKISLSDYKGKKNVLVAFYPLDFTPGUIKELSSWKEDYKKIEEYDAEVLAISVDHIFAHNVFAASLGTLPYPLLSDWHKETARKYDVFNDKDLVARRSVFVVGKDGNLKYQNTEFGAGTAEHYERTMEELRRLKAEE, translated from the coding sequence TTGCCACTTGAAATTGGACAACCAGCCCCTGATTTTCAGCTGTCGTCTACAACAGGCAATAAAATTTCATTATCTGATTACAAAGGAAAGAAAAATGTTCTCGTCGCTTTTTATCCACTCGATTTTACACCTGGCTGAATCAAGGAACTGTCTTCCTGGAAGGAAGATTACAAAAAAATTGAGGAATATGATGCAGAAGTGCTGGCAATCAGTGTTGACCATATTTTTGCACATAACGTATTTGCGGCAAGTCTGGGAACACTGCCGTATCCGCTTCTGTCGGATTGGCACAAAGAAACGGCCAGGAAGTACGATGTATTCAATGACAAGGATCTTGTCGCCAGGCGTTCAGTATTCGTTGTCGGCAAAGACGGCAATTTGAAATATCAGAATACCGAGTTCGGGGCAGGCACTGCAGAACATTATGAACGTACGATGGAGGAACTGCGCAGATTGAAAGCGGAAGAATGA
- a CDS encoding MBL fold metallo-hydrolase, with amino-acid sequence MEPKTPENLEHRTYLIDGYDLNTEGRTGSYVMLGDKLTIVETSASPSVPYILDGLKQLNLDPLDVEYIIVTHIHLDHAGGAGLLLNDCPNAKVVVHSRGKRHLADPSKLIAGARAVYGEKFDGLFNPIVPIPEEKLIVMEDGEGLAISDDCTLTFYDSPGHAKHHFSIFDPVSNGIFAGDTAGIFYHQLLDDGLEFYIPSTSPNQFDPDAMLNSIEKFEEIGPERIYFGHYGMSENPQEVYKQMRFWIPEFVEAGESGMEKAGSASMEEATAAVYERLYEKVSSHLTDKGIPESHRVYDLIKLDLEVSAMGLADYLMKKGK; translated from the coding sequence GTGGAACCAAAAACACCTGAAAACCTGGAACACCGCACGTATCTGATTGATGGTTATGATTTAAATACGGAAGGGCGCACCGGCTCTTATGTGATGCTCGGTGATAAGCTCACGATTGTTGAAACGAGTGCAAGTCCTTCTGTCCCTTATATATTGGACGGTCTTAAACAGTTGAATCTGGACCCCCTGGATGTGGAATACATCATCGTCACACATATCCATCTGGATCACGCCGGGGGTGCTGGACTTCTCTTGAACGACTGCCCTAATGCGAAGGTAGTTGTCCATTCCCGCGGAAAGCGCCATCTTGCCGATCCTTCTAAACTCATTGCCGGAGCTCGGGCAGTGTATGGAGAAAAGTTCGATGGCTTGTTCAACCCGATAGTGCCGATTCCTGAAGAAAAATTAATTGTCATGGAAGACGGTGAAGGCCTTGCCATTAGTGATGATTGCACCCTGACCTTTTACGATAGCCCCGGTCACGCAAAACACCATTTCAGTATTTTTGATCCGGTTTCTAACGGCATTTTCGCCGGTGATACAGCCGGGATCTTTTACCACCAGCTTCTGGATGACGGGCTTGAATTCTATATTCCTTCAACTTCGCCGAATCAGTTTGACCCTGATGCCATGCTGAACAGCATCGAAAAGTTCGAAGAAATCGGCCCGGAACGGATTTACTTCGGACATTACGGAATGTCTGAAAATCCCCAGGAAGTATACAAACAGATGAGGTTCTGGATTCCGGAATTTGTCGAAGCAGGTGAAAGCGGAATGGAAAAAGCGGGATCTGCAAGCATGGAAGAGGCAACAGCCGCCGTCTATGAAAGGCTTTATGAAAAAGTATCATCCCACCTGACGGACAAAGGCATTCCAGAAAGCCATCGTGTTTATGATTTGATTAAGCTCGACCTTGAAGTTAGCGCCATGGGGCTTGCCGATTACTTGATGAAAAAAGGCAAGTGA
- a CDS encoding response regulator transcription factor, protein MGLRVAIVDDENEMRKMISSYLVNEGFEVIEAENGIEAVELAKQDMCDFLLLDVMMPDMDGLQTLREIRAIKKSLPVIMLTAKSEEIDKLLGLELGADDYLTKPFSLRELTARMRAVLRRSGQEQTEDAGQDELIVRGAITINVSSYEVFVRGEKLTLTPTEYKILVTLARKPGRVYSRLQLMNSAMGEAYVNYERSIDTHVSNLRKKVEKDPSAPEYIHTVYGIGYRFGGES, encoded by the coding sequence GTGGGGCTGCGAGTAGCGATTGTTGATGATGAAAATGAGATGCGCAAAATGATTTCATCTTACTTAGTGAATGAAGGATTTGAAGTCATTGAGGCTGAGAATGGCATAGAAGCAGTTGAACTCGCCAAGCAGGATATGTGTGACTTTTTGCTTCTTGATGTGATGATGCCTGATATGGATGGACTTCAAACCTTGCGTGAAATCAGGGCCATCAAAAAAAGCCTTCCAGTCATTATGCTTACTGCCAAATCGGAAGAAATCGATAAGCTCTTAGGTCTTGAACTTGGTGCTGATGACTATTTGACAAAGCCGTTCAGCTTGCGGGAACTGACAGCCAGAATGCGGGCTGTGCTGAGGAGAAGCGGGCAAGAGCAAACGGAAGATGCCGGACAGGATGAGCTGATTGTAAGAGGCGCAATCACAATTAATGTCTCCTCATATGAAGTGTTTGTGCGAGGCGAAAAACTGACGCTGACACCAACTGAATATAAAATCCTAGTGACGCTTGCAAGGAAGCCTGGCCGGGTCTACAGCAGGCTGCAGCTCATGAACAGTGCAATGGGGGAAGCCTATGTCAATTATGAACGGTCCATTGATACACATGTAAGCAATCTCCGCAAAAAGGTGGAAAAGGATCCATCTGCACCTGAATATATACATACTGTGTATGGGATCGGCTACAGATTCGGTGGCGAATCATGA
- a CDS encoding sensor histidine kinase yields the protein MKLRTKIILTFGFIILLTGIFQSIYLYQQVKNIFQIYLEENQSGMVERLARSLESYYEMNGSWEGAGIFAESSIYGEGQRGPGMMRGRMGLSGMASASDFVVLDQNGSAVADTGGIPSDPDTGEYEGVRRELTANGRFAGTLVVHDAASKNLLGIEQQFMDSTNRSILLGSIGAILLAVAAGYIFAGVLTKPLNRLMSAAERIGKGETDHKVTVESRDEFQDLAGSFNDMSEALARNEEARRALVADVAHELRTPLAILSGRLESIQEGAIEADEKTILQMSDEVYRLSRLVQDLQQLTLAEAGKLTLNLEPVEPGTLIRNVVEHFKWAADEKGISLHFDEGNEIPLLNLDADRITQVVVNLVGNALRHTPEDGDVSISLYHTNKEVTIEVLDTGPGIEEELLPHIFERFYRTDSARTRNDGGTGLGLSIAKGFVEAHGGTLTVSSKKGKGTSFFAVLPLAHEKTAG from the coding sequence ATGAAACTCCGCACCAAAATCATTCTTACATTCGGATTCATCATTCTTTTGACGGGCATTTTTCAATCTATTTACCTCTATCAACAGGTGAAGAATATTTTCCAAATATATCTTGAAGAAAATCAAAGCGGAATGGTCGAACGCCTGGCCCGTTCACTTGAATCTTATTATGAAATGAATGGTTCCTGGGAAGGAGCGGGCATCTTTGCCGAAAGTTCCATTTATGGAGAGGGGCAGCGCGGACCAGGGATGATGAGGGGGAGAATGGGGCTGTCAGGCATGGCGTCTGCTTCCGATTTTGTTGTCCTTGACCAAAACGGCAGTGCAGTGGCTGATACAGGCGGCATACCATCTGACCCGGATACCGGCGAATATGAGGGGGTCAGGCGGGAGTTGACCGCAAACGGGCGTTTCGCCGGAACTCTTGTCGTCCACGATGCAGCTTCCAAAAACCTGCTGGGCATAGAACAGCAATTCATGGATTCGACCAATCGCTCGATTTTGCTTGGCAGCATCGGGGCAATCCTCCTGGCGGTTGCTGCCGGTTACATCTTTGCCGGAGTGCTGACAAAGCCCCTGAACAGGCTCATGTCAGCTGCTGAACGGATTGGCAAAGGCGAGACCGACCACAAGGTGACGGTGGAAAGCCGTGATGAATTTCAGGACCTTGCGGGTTCCTTTAACGATATGTCGGAAGCACTTGCACGGAATGAGGAAGCAAGAAGAGCCCTCGTAGCAGATGTGGCGCATGAACTGCGGACGCCGCTCGCAATCTTGAGCGGCCGGCTTGAATCGATTCAGGAAGGAGCCATTGAGGCGGATGAAAAAACCATTCTGCAAATGAGCGATGAAGTGTATAGGCTGAGCAGGCTTGTTCAGGATTTACAGCAATTGACCCTCGCAGAAGCAGGGAAACTGACTCTGAACCTTGAGCCGGTTGAGCCAGGCACACTCATCCGGAATGTGGTGGAGCACTTCAAATGGGCTGCCGACGAAAAAGGAATATCGCTTCACTTTGATGAAGGGAACGAAATCCCTCTTCTCAACCTTGACGCAGACCGGATCACTCAGGTCGTCGTCAATTTAGTCGGAAATGCTTTGCGGCATACACCGGAAGACGGTGATGTCAGCATAAGCCTTTATCATACAAATAAGGAAGTCACTATAGAAGTGCTGGATACAGGGCCCGGCATTGAAGAAGAACTGCTGCCGCACATTTTTGAGCGCTTTTATCGGACCGATTCAGCCCGGACAAGGAATGACGGCGGAACCGGCCTGGGATTATCAATAGCGAAGGGTTTTGTGGAAGCACACGGAGGTACGCTTACAGTTTCGAGCAAGAAAGGGAAGGGGACATCGTTTTTTGCTGTACTCCCTTTAGCACATGAGAAAACAGCCGGCTGA